The Myxococcus stipitatus genome has a segment encoding these proteins:
- a CDS encoding DUF485 domain-containing protein yields the protein MSGNPQEEALEALAAARWRVAAGLTVATLVAYFGFILLVAFDKPLMGQQLTPGLSVGILLGAVVIVAAWALTGIYMLWANGKYDRALHQLRR from the coding sequence ATGTCCGGCAATCCCCAAGAGGAGGCCCTGGAAGCCCTGGCCGCCGCGCGCTGGCGCGTGGCGGCGGGGCTGACGGTGGCGACGTTGGTGGCGTACTTCGGCTTCATCCTGCTGGTGGCCTTCGACAAGCCGCTCATGGGCCAGCAGCTCACTCCCGGCCTGTCCGTGGGCATCCTGCTGGGGGCGGTGGTCATCGTCGCCGCCTGGGCGCTGACGGGCATCTACATGCTGTGGGCGAACGGGAAGTACGACCGCGCCCTGCACCAACTGCGTCGCTGA